In a single window of the Sphingosinicella microcystinivorans genome:
- a CDS encoding ABC transporter permease: MLTSAFSFTRLRAQFIKEVLSVLRDPRSRMVVFVPPILQLLVFAFAATLEVRNVDIAVYNQDAGRWSHELVQRLDSARFVTHVRHVDSQRQLHEMIDRGEVIAALAIPVDFSRTIAAGGSGKAQVVVDGRRSNSGQITVAYLSTIAADVGAEVVPDAQAPTPVVVRHWFNPNLVYRWFIVPGLTGILALFSALLITSLSIARERELGTFDQLLVSPTSTPEIIISKSLPALAIGTLLGLFMISAGVFLFGIPFTGSFALLLASLVLFILSVVGIGLMISAVSMTQQQAILGAFAIGVPAVLMSGFATPVENMPLVLQWMAQAIPLTHFLIIVEGSFLKAMPPGDILASLWPLAVIALATLTMATVFVRGRLQ; this comes from the coding sequence ATGTTGACCTCCGCCTTCTCGTTCACCCGCCTGCGCGCCCAATTCATCAAGGAAGTGCTGAGCGTGCTGCGCGACCCGCGCAGCCGCATGGTGGTGTTCGTGCCGCCCATCCTGCAATTGCTGGTATTCGCCTTTGCCGCGACGCTGGAAGTGCGCAACGTCGACATCGCCGTCTACAACCAGGACGCCGGACGCTGGTCGCACGAACTGGTGCAGCGCCTGGACAGCGCCCGCTTCGTCACCCACGTCCGGCATGTGGACAGCCAGCGGCAGTTGCACGAGATGATCGACCGGGGCGAGGTCATCGCCGCACTCGCCATTCCGGTGGACTTCTCGCGCACCATCGCCGCCGGTGGCAGTGGCAAGGCACAGGTGGTGGTCGATGGCCGCCGCAGCAACTCGGGCCAGATCACCGTGGCCTACCTGTCCACCATTGCCGCCGACGTCGGCGCCGAGGTTGTGCCCGACGCGCAGGCACCGACGCCGGTGGTCGTGCGCCACTGGTTCAACCCGAACCTGGTCTACCGCTGGTTCATCGTGCCCGGCTTGACCGGCATCCTGGCACTGTTCAGCGCGCTGCTCATCACCTCGCTGTCGATCGCGCGCGAGCGCGAGCTTGGAACCTTCGACCAGCTGCTGGTGTCGCCCACCTCCACGCCGGAAATCATTATTTCCAAGTCGTTGCCGGCACTGGCGATCGGCACGCTACTCGGCCTGTTCATGATCAGCGCAGGCGTGTTCCTGTTCGGCATTCCGTTCACCGGCTCGTTCGCACTGCTGCTCGCCAGCCTGGTGCTGTTCATCCTGTCGGTGGTCGGCATCGGCCTGATGATTTCCGCAGTCAGCATGACGCAGCAGCAGGCCATCCTGGGTGCGTTCGCCATCGGCGTGCCGGCGGTGCTGATGTCAGGCTTTGCGACGCCGGTGGAAAACATGCCCCTCGTCCTGCAATGGATGGCCCAGGCCATTCCACTGACCCACTTCCTCATCATCGTCGAAGGCAGCTTCCTCAAGGCCATGCCGCCCGGCGACATTCTCGCCAGCCTCTGGCCGTTGGCGGTCATCGCCCTCGCCACGCTGACGATGGCCACCGTATTCGTCCGAGGACGCCTGCAATGA
- a CDS encoding ABC transporter permease, producing the protein MNVVEKHKDGAGPMQGDLRRFDLRRLVALVTKESYQALRDPSTLLIAFVLPVVLLLLFAYAVSLDAKDVRVGVVLESPGAAAQELAAAFSGTRFLDVHFAHDRREVAEQLVSGALRGYVVIPQDFEQRLAQRGSEPLVQIVTDGSYPNTANYVENYARGVVQTWRAGLDVAAPAQSVVLEPRYWFNPELESRRALIPGAIAIVMTIIGTMLTALVVAREWERGTMEAVLSTPASVAEILIGKLLPYFVLGMLSTLGAAALAVFVFGVPMRGSLAALLLLSAVFMVPALGQGLLISSLARNQFLAAQIALFTGFLPAFMLSGFLYEIDAMPAPIRAITRAVPARYFVDSLKTVFLAGDIWAVFLPNLAAMAAIGAVFFIIAKRATRKNLE; encoded by the coding sequence ATGAACGTCGTTGAGAAACACAAGGACGGCGCTGGCCCGATGCAGGGCGACTTGCGCCGTTTTGACCTGCGGCGCCTGGTGGCCTTGGTCACCAAGGAAAGTTATCAGGCGTTGCGTGACCCATCCACTTTGTTGATCGCCTTCGTGCTGCCGGTGGTGTTGCTGCTGCTGTTTGCCTATGCAGTGTCGCTGGATGCGAAGGATGTTCGTGTCGGTGTCGTGCTGGAGTCGCCCGGTGCGGCAGCGCAGGAACTGGCGGCGGCGTTTTCCGGGACGCGCTTCCTCGATGTGCACTTCGCCCATGATCGCCGCGAAGTGGCCGAGCAGCTCGTCTCCGGTGCGCTGCGCGGCTACGTCGTCATTCCGCAGGATTTCGAACAACGCTTGGCCCAGCGCGGCAGCGAGCCGCTGGTGCAGATCGTCACCGATGGCTCCTACCCCAACACCGCCAACTATGTCGAAAACTACGCTCGCGGCGTGGTGCAGACGTGGCGCGCCGGGCTGGATGTCGCAGCACCCGCGCAGTCCGTCGTGCTGGAGCCGCGCTACTGGTTCAACCCCGAGCTGGAAAGCCGGCGCGCGCTGATTCCGGGCGCGATTGCCATCGTCATGACCATCATCGGCACCATGTTGACCGCGCTGGTGGTGGCGCGCGAATGGGAGCGCGGCACCATGGAGGCGGTGCTCTCCACGCCGGCCTCGGTGGCGGAGATATTGATCGGCAAGCTGCTGCCGTACTTCGTGCTCGGCATGCTGTCCACACTGGGCGCGGCCGCACTGGCCGTGTTCGTGTTCGGCGTCCCGATGCGTGGCTCGCTGGCGGCGTTGCTGCTTTTGTCCGCCGTGTTCATGGTGCCGGCGCTGGGCCAGGGTCTGCTGATCTCGTCCCTGGCGCGTAACCAGTTCCTGGCGGCGCAGATTGCGCTGTTCACGGGCTTTCTGCCGGCTTTCATGCTGTCGGGCTTTTTGTACGAGATCGATGCCATGCCGGCGCCGATCCGCGCCATCACCCGAGCGGTTCCGGCGCGCTACTTCGTCGACTCGCTCAAAACCGTGTTTCTCGCCGGCGACATCTGGGCCGTATTCCTGCCCAATCTGGCAGCCATGGCGGCGATCGGGGCTGTGTTCTTCATCATCGCCAAGCGCGCCACGCGCAAGAACCTGGAGTGA
- a CDS encoding TetR/AcrR family transcriptional regulator yields the protein MSQRPQYLSAEDRRAATVQAVVDLAAEQNPAEITTTAIADRMGLTQGALFRHFPNKEAIVEATMSWVGERLLVSVDKAAEGAASPGAALEAMFMTHIDFVSKHPGVPRMLFGELQRSGETLAKRMVQTLIRQYEQRLRRLMEAGKAQGELDADLDVDAAAVLFIGTIQGLVMQSLLAGKVSRIRRDAPAVFAIYRRGIESGT from the coding sequence GTGAGCCAACGCCCCCAGTACCTGTCCGCCGAAGATCGGCGCGCGGCCACAGTGCAAGCCGTGGTTGATCTGGCAGCCGAGCAAAACCCGGCCGAGATCACGACCACGGCGATTGCCGACCGAATGGGCTTGACGCAGGGCGCGTTGTTTCGTCACTTCCCCAACAAGGAAGCCATCGTGGAAGCCACGATGTCCTGGGTCGGCGAACGCCTTCTGGTCAGCGTGGACAAGGCGGCCGAAGGCGCCGCATCTCCTGGCGCGGCGCTCGAAGCCATGTTCATGACGCACATCGACTTCGTGTCCAAGCACCCGGGCGTGCCACGCATGCTGTTCGGAGAGTTGCAGCGCTCTGGCGAGACGCTCGCCAAGCGCATGGTGCAAACCCTGATCCGCCAGTACGAGCAGCGCCTGCGCCGCCTGATGGAAGCGGGCAAGGCGCAGGGCGAGCTGGATGCGGATCTGGACGTGGATGCCGCCGCCGTGCTGTTCATCGGCACGATCCAGGGGCTGGTCATGCAGTCCCTGCTGGCCGGCAAGGTCAGTCGGATTCGTCGCGATGCGCCCGCCGTGTTCGCCATCTATCGCCGTGGCATCGAAAGCGGCACATGA
- the phbB gene encoding acetoacetyl-CoA reductase: MSSSGRTALVTGGNRGLGAAIARALDDAGHRVIITHTPGNDKVAAWLDAQDTKGYRFVAYGVDVGDWESTQALARQIQADGYHVDILVNNAGITRDATLRKMDKSGWDAVLRTNLDSMFNVTKPFIDPMVELGWGRIINISSINGSKGQFGQTNYSAAKAGVHGFTKALAQEVARKGVTVNTVSPGYLATEMVMAVREDVRQKIIDAIPVGRLGHPDEIAALVAFIASEAAAFMTGSNVAMNGGQHMS; encoded by the coding sequence ATGAGCAGTTCCGGACGAACCGCCCTGGTCACTGGCGGCAATCGCGGTCTTGGCGCGGCCATTGCCCGCGCCCTGGACGACGCGGGCCACCGCGTCATCATCACGCACACGCCCGGCAACGATAAGGTCGCTGCCTGGCTCGACGCGCAGGACACCAAAGGCTACCGGTTCGTGGCCTACGGCGTCGATGTCGGCGACTGGGAATCGACCCAGGCTTTGGCGCGTCAGATTCAGGCGGACGGCTACCACGTTGACATCCTGGTGAACAACGCCGGCATCACCCGTGACGCGACCTTGCGCAAGATGGACAAATCCGGCTGGGACGCCGTGCTGCGCACCAACCTGGACTCCATGTTCAACGTCACCAAGCCGTTCATCGACCCGATGGTGGAGCTTGGCTGGGGACGCATCATCAATATCTCGTCGATCAACGGCAGCAAGGGCCAGTTCGGCCAGACCAATTACTCGGCGGCCAAGGCCGGCGTGCACGGCTTCACCAAGGCGCTGGCGCAGGAGGTGGCGCGCAAGGGCGTGACGGTCAACACCGTCTCGCCGGGCTACCTGGCCACCGAGATGGTGATGGCGGTGCGTGAGGATGTGCGCCAGAAGATCATCGATGCGATTCCAGTCGGCCGCCTCGGTCATCCGGACGAGATCGCGGCGCTGGTGGCCTTCATCGCCAGTGAGGCTGCCGCCTTCATGACGGGCAGCAACGTGGCGATGAACGGTGGCCAGCACATGTCATGA
- a CDS encoding efflux transporter outer membrane subunit, giving the protein MKTKTRHLSSRTPAAQPTSRRLRPLALALSCALLTACATVGPDYREPPPVDIGNGWTLPLASESQSADLARWWSALDDPILDRLMGAALAQNLDLRQAAARIDEARALRDRVAGDRLPTVSAGASVNRRRQSENGPLPVGSIPGLDATQTIYDAGFDAAWEADLFGAKRRALEGASARLQATEVEAQGVRMRVAAEVARTWFTAVGAGYELHAQQATLDTLQQTLELVRLRHALGDASAADVEAAYAQWTAVNALLPDIQARQRAAVLGLGVLLGSPPERELALLDGPLAPCTLRALPVGERADLLRRRPDVLAAERRLAASSADIGVATAELFPKLSIGVGGGFQALSTGDWFDASSSRFSILPLISWRLFDGGRVRAEIRAREAAEQQAALAYEQAVLAALGDAERALGDYHGGLDTLERRAMALDAARTSYGYAKARYAAGDVALVELLAAQRSLHDAETAAARAHTSAAVQLVALYKALGGGWDAPAMTSQTTNPALKPIATVLAAPSVP; this is encoded by the coding sequence ATGAAAACCAAAACCCGCCACCTCTCCTCGCGCACGCCAGCCGCACAGCCGACGTCCAGGCGCTTGCGCCCGCTCGCGCTGGCCCTGTCCTGCGCGCTGCTGACCGCCTGTGCGACCGTGGGCCCCGACTACCGCGAGCCGCCTCCGGTGGACATCGGCAACGGCTGGACCTTGCCTCTGGCGAGCGAATCGCAGTCCGCAGACCTGGCCCGTTGGTGGTCTGCACTCGACGATCCCATCCTTGACCGTCTGATGGGCGCGGCGCTGGCACAGAACCTGGATCTGCGCCAAGCCGCGGCACGCATCGACGAGGCGCGCGCCCTACGCGACCGTGTGGCGGGAGATCGGCTTCCCACCGTTAGCGCAGGAGCCAGCGTCAATCGGCGTCGTCAAAGCGAAAACGGCCCCTTGCCCGTGGGCTCGATTCCCGGCCTTGACGCCACCCAGACCATTTACGACGCAGGTTTCGATGCGGCCTGGGAGGCCGATCTATTCGGCGCCAAGCGCCGCGCCCTGGAAGGCGCCAGCGCCCGCCTGCAAGCCACCGAAGTCGAAGCACAGGGTGTGCGCATGCGCGTCGCGGCCGAGGTTGCGCGCACCTGGTTCACTGCCGTTGGCGCTGGATACGAGCTGCATGCGCAACAAGCCACGCTGGACACGCTGCAGCAGACCTTGGAGTTGGTGCGCCTGCGGCATGCATTGGGCGACGCATCCGCCGCCGATGTAGAGGCGGCCTACGCGCAGTGGACCGCCGTCAACGCGCTGCTGCCGGACATCCAGGCACGCCAGCGCGCCGCGGTGCTTGGCCTGGGTGTGCTGCTAGGCTCCCCGCCCGAGCGTGAACTGGCATTGCTCGACGGCCCATTGGCACCGTGCACGCTGCGTGCCTTGCCGGTGGGCGAGCGTGCCGACCTGCTGCGCCGACGCCCTGACGTGCTGGCTGCGGAACGGCGACTGGCAGCAAGTTCCGCTGACATCGGCGTGGCCACGGCCGAGCTCTTCCCCAAGCTCTCCATCGGTGTTGGAGGCGGGTTTCAGGCGCTCAGCACGGGCGATTGGTTCGATGCATCCAGCTCACGTTTTTCCATCCTGCCGCTGATTTCCTGGCGCCTGTTCGACGGCGGCCGCGTGCGCGCTGAAATCCGGGCACGTGAGGCAGCCGAGCAGCAGGCTGCGCTGGCCTATGAGCAGGCGGTGCTGGCGGCGCTGGGCGACGCCGAGCGTGCGCTTGGCGACTATCACGGCGGGCTGGACACATTGGAGCGCCGCGCCATGGCCTTGGACGCGGCACGAACCAGCTACGGCTACGCCAAGGCCCGCTACGCCGCGGGCGATGTTGCACTGGTGGAACTGCTGGCCGCCCAGCGCAGCTTGCACGACGCCGAGACCGCGGCCGCCCGCGCGCATACCAGCGCCGCGGTGCAGTTGGTGGCGCTGTACAAGGCGCTTGGTGGTGGCTGGGATGCACCTGCAATGACATCGCAAACCACGAATCCAGCCCTGAAGCCGATCGCAACTGTGCTCGCAGCACCCTCAGTTCCTTGA
- a CDS encoding PHA/PHB synthase family protein — MSNVAIHGRADLTQPEACRPDALDTLANAWRARSTGGLSPAAGLLAWYDWALHLSLSPGKQRSLIEKGLHKQQRLARYALRVASAHDCPTCIEPLEQDRRFAAPAWQQWPFNVIHQGFLLQQQWWHNATTGVRGVSRHHENMVTFAGRQWLDMWSPSNFIWTNPEVLHAITQSGGANLWRGAVNFLDDARRLALDDAPAGVEGFEVGKDVAITPGKVVFRNHLIELIQYSPTTPDVHAEPVLIVPSWIMKYYILDLSPHNSMVKYLVDQGHTVFILSWKNPTAADRDLGLEDYRWLGVMDALDAVTAIVPERKVQAVGYCLGGTLLTIAAAAMARDGDERLQSLTLLASEIDFRESGEIALFIDDSQLAWLEAGMWDKGYLDGRQMAGAFQMLNSRDLIWSRRVREYLLGERQTFNDLMAWNADVTRMPYRMHSEYLRRLYLDNDLAEGRYRVGGRPVALADIEVPMFIVGTVRDHVAPWPSVYKMHLLSDAELTFVLTSGGHNAGVVSEPGHPRRSFQIATRAAGDRYIDPQLWRAETPLNEGSWWPAWQQWLAGRSAGRVAPPAMGGTQPPLGDAPGTYVAMR, encoded by the coding sequence ATGAGCAACGTCGCAATACATGGCAGGGCCGATCTGACGCAGCCCGAAGCCTGTCGCCCTGACGCCCTGGATACGCTTGCGAATGCTTGGCGGGCGCGCAGCACGGGGGGGTTGTCACCGGCGGCCGGCCTGCTGGCTTGGTACGACTGGGCGCTGCACCTGAGCCTTTCGCCAGGCAAGCAACGCAGCTTGATCGAAAAGGGCTTGCACAAACAGCAACGCCTTGCGCGCTATGCCTTGCGTGTTGCCAGCGCGCACGATTGCCCGACCTGCATCGAGCCCCTGGAGCAGGATCGGCGCTTTGCCGCCCCGGCTTGGCAGCAGTGGCCCTTCAACGTGATTCACCAGGGTTTTTTGCTCCAGCAGCAGTGGTGGCACAACGCCACCACGGGCGTGCGTGGCGTGTCGCGCCATCACGAGAACATGGTCACGTTCGCTGGGCGGCAGTGGCTGGACATGTGGTCGCCTTCGAATTTCATCTGGACCAACCCCGAGGTGCTGCACGCCATCACGCAAAGCGGTGGCGCAAACCTGTGGCGCGGCGCCGTGAACTTCCTTGACGATGCGCGACGCCTCGCGCTCGACGATGCGCCAGCAGGGGTCGAAGGGTTCGAGGTGGGCAAGGACGTGGCGATCACTCCAGGCAAGGTGGTGTTTCGAAACCACCTGATCGAGTTGATTCAGTACTCACCCACGACGCCGGATGTGCATGCGGAGCCGGTACTGATCGTGCCGTCCTGGATCATGAAGTACTACATCCTCGACCTGTCGCCGCACAACTCGATGGTGAAGTACCTGGTCGATCAGGGGCACACGGTGTTCATCCTTTCATGGAAGAACCCGACGGCGGCCGATCGCGACCTCGGTCTGGAGGATTACCGCTGGCTGGGGGTCATGGACGCGTTGGATGCGGTCACGGCCATCGTGCCCGAGCGCAAAGTGCAAGCAGTGGGCTATTGCCTGGGCGGCACCTTGCTCACGATCGCCGCCGCCGCGATGGCGCGCGATGGCGACGAGCGGCTGCAAAGCCTGACGCTGTTGGCGTCGGAGATCGATTTCCGCGAATCGGGCGAGATCGCGCTCTTCATCGACGACAGTCAACTGGCCTGGCTTGAAGCCGGTATGTGGGACAAGGGCTATCTCGACGGCAGGCAGATGGCCGGCGCGTTCCAGATGCTCAACTCGCGCGACCTGATCTGGTCGCGACGGGTGCGTGAATACCTGTTGGGTGAGCGCCAGACCTTCAATGACCTGATGGCCTGGAATGCCGACGTGACCCGCATGCCGTACCGCATGCACAGCGAGTACCTGCGGCGCTTGTATCTGGACAACGACCTGGCCGAGGGGCGCTACCGCGTCGGCGGGAGACCCGTGGCGCTGGCCGACATCGAGGTGCCCATGTTCATCGTCGGCACGGTGCGCGATCACGTCGCTCCCTGGCCATCCGTGTACAAGATGCATCTGCTCAGTGATGCGGAGCTGACCTTCGTGCTGACCAGCGGCGGGCACAACGCCGGCGTCGTCAGCGAGCCAGGGCACCCCCGGCGCAGCTTCCAGATTGCGACCCGTGCCGCTGGCGATCGCTATATCGATCCGCAATTGTGGCGTGCCGAGACCCCGCTGAACGAAGGCTCCTGGTGGCCGGCATGGCAGCAATGGTTGGCCGGGCGCTCGGCCGGGCGCGTCGCTCCGCCTGCCATGGGCGGGACGCAACCACCGCTTGGCGATGCGCCGGGAACCTATGTGGCCATGCGATGA
- a CDS encoding universal stress protein, whose translation MYSRFLVPLDGSSTSFLALDHAAELARLSGATVILLHVVEPTRHSTGFERPEVYIKDVRPRFLEAGQALLDEAASRLRRNGIATETVLLESGTARVSEQIAQQAEVSDCDLVILGTHGRRGMNRLLLGSDAEQVARIAPVPVMLVRQSSRDGDQTRSAARTPVEASDNAGTQRRHPTRANKLKKPHE comes from the coding sequence ATGTATTCCCGATTTCTGGTGCCGCTGGACGGTAGTTCCACATCCTTCCTGGCCCTCGATCATGCGGCAGAACTGGCACGCCTGAGCGGCGCCACCGTGATCTTGCTGCATGTCGTCGAACCAACCCGGCATAGTACGGGCTTCGAGCGTCCCGAGGTCTACATCAAGGATGTCCGCCCACGCTTCCTCGAAGCCGGCCAGGCGTTGCTGGATGAAGCTGCGAGTCGGCTTCGTCGGAACGGAATTGCCACAGAGACGGTGCTGCTTGAAAGCGGCACCGCACGCGTGTCGGAACAGATCGCACAGCAGGCCGAGGTGAGCGATTGCGACTTGGTCATCCTGGGCACCCATGGGCGTCGCGGCATGAACCGGCTGCTGCTGGGCAGCGATGCAGAGCAAGTGGCGCGCATCGCACCAGTTCCGGTAATGCTGGTGCGCCAGTCGAGCCGAGATGGTGACCAGACACGCTCAGCCGCACGGACGCCAGTCGAGGCCAGCGACAACGCCGGTACGCAACGCCGGCATCCAACTCGCGCAAACAAGCTAAAAAAACCACATGAATGA
- a CDS encoding ATP-binding cassette domain-containing protein: MQANAAMTATPTSASADVAAVVIEGVDKHFGKVQALRNLSAHIHYGRLTGLVGPDGAGKTTLMRILTGLLVPNAGRVTLAGYDVVKDNDAIHVASGYMPQRFGLYEDLSVMENMRLYAQLRGMDADRNADLFAELLDFTRLGPFTKRLAGKLSGGMKQKLGLACALMARPKVLLLDEPGVGVDPVSRQDLWRMVQALTDEGMAVVWSTAYLDEAERCESVLLLNQGQLLFDGPPQALTAQLEGRSFRLENVGAERRAVLTEALDLESVSDGVIQGAGVRVVLREGAQASQIQSLADRAQVQLARVPARFEDAFIDLLGGGPGGTSTLAERLSPVELGSDIAVSCRNLTKRFGEFTATDQVSFEVRKGEIFGLLGPNGAGKSTTFKMLCGLLKPTAGEAHVVGHDLRRATGAAKSRLGYMAQKFSLYGLLSVQQNLEFSAGVYGLEGNTRRERIGEMIETFDLGDWLSATPDSLPLGHKQRLALACSLMHRPPVLFLDEPTSGVDPITRREFWTHINGLARKGVTIMVTTHFMDEAEYCDRVAMLSRARLIALDTPDALKRAAANAEHPDPTMEDAFIHLVESADREMEVAA, encoded by the coding sequence ATGCAGGCAAACGCAGCCATGACTGCCACGCCGACGAGCGCGAGCGCCGATGTCGCCGCCGTCGTTATCGAAGGCGTGGACAAGCATTTCGGCAAGGTGCAGGCCCTGCGGAACTTGAGCGCGCACATCCACTATGGGCGGCTGACGGGTCTGGTCGGCCCGGACGGAGCCGGCAAGACGACGCTGATGCGGATTCTGACCGGCCTGCTGGTGCCCAATGCCGGCCGCGTCACCCTGGCCGGCTATGACGTGGTCAAGGACAACGACGCCATTCACGTGGCCAGCGGCTACATGCCACAGCGCTTCGGCCTGTACGAAGACCTGTCGGTGATGGAGAACATGCGCCTGTATGCGCAGCTGCGCGGCATGGATGCGGATCGCAATGCCGATCTATTTGCCGAGTTGCTGGACTTCACGCGGCTGGGACCTTTTACGAAGCGCTTGGCCGGCAAGCTCTCCGGCGGCATGAAGCAGAAGCTTGGCCTGGCCTGTGCGCTCATGGCGCGGCCCAAGGTGCTGCTGCTGGACGAGCCCGGCGTGGGCGTTGACCCGGTCAGCCGCCAGGATTTGTGGCGCATGGTGCAGGCACTGACCGATGAGGGCATGGCCGTGGTCTGGTCTACCGCCTATCTGGACGAGGCCGAGCGCTGCGAGAGCGTGCTGTTGCTGAACCAGGGGCAGCTCTTGTTCGATGGCCCGCCGCAAGCACTGACCGCGCAGCTCGAAGGCCGCAGCTTCCGCCTGGAAAACGTCGGCGCCGAGCGCCGGGCGGTTCTGACCGAGGCACTCGATCTGGAGAGCGTGAGCGATGGCGTGATCCAGGGCGCCGGCGTGCGCGTGGTACTGCGCGAGGGTGCGCAGGCAAGCCAAATCCAGTCGCTGGCTGATCGTGCCCAAGTGCAGCTGGCCCGGGTGCCCGCGCGCTTCGAAGACGCCTTCATCGATCTCCTCGGTGGCGGCCCCGGCGGCACTTCGACACTGGCCGAACGCCTGTCACCGGTCGAACTGGGCTCGGACATTGCCGTCTCCTGCCGCAATCTCACCAAGCGCTTCGGCGAGTTCACCGCCACCGACCAGGTCAGCTTCGAGGTGCGCAAAGGCGAAATCTTCGGTCTGCTCGGCCCCAATGGCGCCGGCAAGTCCACCACCTTCAAGATGCTGTGCGGCCTGTTGAAACCCACTGCGGGCGAGGCGCACGTGGTGGGGCACGATCTGCGCCGCGCCACCGGCGCGGCCAAGAGCCGGCTCGGCTACATGGCGCAGAAATTCTCGCTCTACGGCCTGCTGTCGGTGCAGCAGAACCTGGAGTTCTCGGCCGGCGTCTACGGGTTGGAGGGCAACACCCGGCGCGAGCGCATCGGGGAAATGATCGAAACCTTCGATCTGGGCGACTGGTTGTCCGCCACGCCAGATTCCCTGCCGCTGGGGCACAAACAGCGCCTGGCGCTGGCCTGCTCGCTCATGCATCGGCCTCCCGTGTTGTTCCTGGATGAGCCTACTTCGGGCGTGGATCCGATCACCCGGCGCGAATTCTGGACCCACATCAACGGCCTGGCGCGCAAGGGCGTGACCATCATGGTCACCACCCACTTCATGGACGAGGCCGAATACTGCGACCGCGTCGCCATGCTCTCTCGCGCGCGCCTGATCGCGCTCGACACGCCCGATGCGCTCAAGCGTGCCGCCGCGAATGCCGAACATCCCGACCCGACCATGGAGGACGCCTTCATTCACCTGGTGGAGTCTGCCGACCGTGAGATGGAGGTTGCCGCATGA
- a CDS encoding phasin family protein → MNNELPIQLYKANAELQLQITRLLQESGHHWFEAMQQLSAGGVLETTSRIQNLQQAADWQALATLPSEVFWRLCQGRMGDTQAVGQAAAKSQAAFADGLREALTTWQASVSEVFGASGGTASFAQFCQQWTQPWSAPGAAPQGKAKK, encoded by the coding sequence ATGAACAACGAACTGCCCATCCAACTCTACAAGGCCAATGCCGAGTTGCAGCTTCAGATCACTCGCTTGCTGCAAGAAAGCGGCCACCACTGGTTCGAAGCCATGCAACAGCTCAGTGCTGGCGGCGTGCTGGAGACCACCTCGCGCATCCAGAACCTCCAACAGGCGGCGGACTGGCAGGCGCTTGCCACCTTGCCATCCGAGGTGTTCTGGCGATTGTGTCAGGGCCGTATGGGCGATACACAGGCGGTCGGCCAGGCTGCTGCCAAGAGCCAGGCGGCATTCGCTGATGGCCTGCGCGAGGCGCTGACGACCTGGCAGGCATCCGTCTCCGAAGTATTCGGCGCCAGCGGTGGCACAGCCTCTTTCGCGCAGTTTTGTCAGCAATGGACGCAGCCCTGGAGCGCGCCAGGCGCCGCGCCTCAGGGCAAGGCCAAAAAGTAA
- the hlyD gene encoding secretion protein HlyD: protein MTTPNLSTKKTRWVVIIVALLVLGGALAFWFTRGHDNQDALRLYGNVDIREVQLAFRQPGRVTQMAFDEGDSVTAGARLATLDAQPYQDALAAAQAQVQVAQAELTKLRRGLRPQEITQAREALKKAQALALDAERNFQRQSSLLASGASSQRTVDAARTARDQSVAGVESAKAALSQASEGFRKEDIAAAEARLAAAQAAAAQATTSLADTELMAPSDGTIIARVREPGSMVASQSAVYSLSLDKPVYVRAYVGERDLGRIAPGTAVHVKSDSGEKIYRGQIGFISPRAEFTPKTVETTDLRTDLVYRLRIVIDEADSDAALRQGMPVTIAVDAKPASSTRVGER, encoded by the coding sequence ATGACAACTCCGAACCTCTCTACAAAAAAAACCCGTTGGGTCGTGATCATTGTTGCCCTGCTCGTTCTTGGCGGTGCACTGGCGTTCTGGTTCACGCGCGGCCATGACAATCAAGATGCATTGCGCCTCTACGGCAACGTCGACATCCGCGAGGTTCAATTGGCTTTCCGCCAGCCCGGGCGCGTCACGCAGATGGCTTTTGACGAGGGTGATTCCGTCACTGCCGGCGCGCGCCTGGCCACGCTCGACGCGCAGCCATATCAAGACGCCCTTGCAGCCGCACAAGCCCAGGTACAGGTGGCGCAGGCGGAGCTGACCAAGCTGCGCCGCGGCCTGCGACCTCAGGAAATCACCCAGGCACGCGAGGCGCTTAAGAAAGCGCAGGCGCTCGCCCTCGATGCCGAGCGCAACTTTCAGCGCCAGAGCAGCCTGTTGGCGTCGGGTGCAAGCAGCCAGCGCACGGTCGATGCTGCCCGCACCGCAAGAGATCAGTCGGTTGCGGGCGTCGAATCAGCCAAGGCCGCCCTGTCGCAAGCATCCGAAGGCTTTCGCAAGGAAGACATTGCCGCAGCAGAGGCTCGCCTTGCAGCGGCGCAGGCAGCCGCAGCGCAAGCCACTACATCTCTGGCGGACACTGAACTCATGGCACCCAGCGATGGAACCATCATCGCGCGGGTGCGTGAACCCGGCAGCATGGTGGCCAGCCAGAGTGCGGTCTACAGCCTGAGCCTGGACAAGCCCGTGTACGTGCGCGCCTACGTGGGCGAGCGGGATCTGGGCCGCATCGCACCGGGCACGGCGGTGCACGTCAAGAGCGATTCCGGGGAAAAGATCTATCGCGGCCAGATCGGTTTCATCTCGCCGCGCGCCGAATTCACGCCCAAGACAGTGGAGACGACGGACTTGCGCACGGATCTGGTGTATCGCCTGCGCATCGTCATTGACGAGGCCGACAGCGACGCCGCCTTGCGTCAGGGTATGCCGGTGACGATCGCGGTCGATGCCAAACCAGCCTCCAGCACGCGCGTGGGAGAACGTTGA